DNA sequence from the Candidatus Sulfuricurvum sp. RIFRC-1 genome:
TGCAGCAGTATTTTTACTCGGTGTGTTTTGCGGTTACTGGGCCCTTTTTATCACAATGGCGGCAGAGCAGTTCGGTACTAATATCCGAGCGACTGTCGCAACAACAGTTCCAAATTTTGTACGCGGTTCGGTGGTTCCGATTACGTCGAGCTTCATGCTTTTAAAAGAGAGTATGGGGGTTCTGGGTTCAGCGGCAGTGGTGGGATCGGTTGTATTTACGATCGCTTTGGTCGCGCTCTATTTTACCCGCGAGACGTTTCATGAGGATTTGGACTACATCGAAGCATAAAAAACTTCCGTTCGTGGTGAGCGCAAGGAAACATCGCTTTGCGAGCGCTTCGCTTGTTTTGTCGAACCATGAACGGGAGAACCCTTCGACAGGCTCAGGGCGAACGGGGGATTAAAACTGGATCATTCCATCAACCGGAGATGAAGCTGTTGCATACGGACGTTTAGGTATACGTCCTGCAAGATAACTCAAACGTCCTGCAATCACCGCATTTTTCATCGCTTCCGCCATCAGCATCGGATTTTGTGCTTGGGCAATCGCTGTGTTGGTCAATACCCCATCTGCTCCAAGTTCCATTGCTAACGCCGCATCACTGGCACATCCGATCCCTGCATCAACGATAATCGGCACTTTGACCGCTTCACGCACAAACACAATGTTATAACGGTTTTGGACTCCGAGCCCTGAGCCGATCGGAGCGGCAAGCGGCATAATGGCGTGGGCACCTGCATCTTCGAGACGGCGTGCCATAATCGGATCATCGCTGGTATAGGCCATGATGGTAAAGCCGTCTTTGGCTAACACTTCACACGCTTTGATCGTCTCTAAGACATCCGGATAGAGCGTTTTTTGGGTGTCGCCGATTACTTCGAGTTTGATCAGATCGATTCCCGTCGCTTCACGGGTGAGGCGGAAAAGGGTGATCGCCTCTTCCGCTGTCGTACATCCTGCCGAATTGGGGAGGAATTTGACATTGGTCCCCGCAAAAGTATCACGGAGATTCGGCTCATTCGGGTTGGTGATATTAAGACGACGAACGGCTACGGTGATAAGTTCCGAGCCGCTTGCTAATGTAGCGGCTTTAGTCGTTTCAAACGAATCATATTTACCGCTTCCCACGATGAGGCGGCTACCGAGAGTATATTTTCCGATTTGTAATGTATGCATTGCTATCCTTTTCAATCAATCATGTAGAATTTTTAGTACGCTGAGGGGGAGTATCTCATGCTCAATCTGGCGAATTTTAGCCGAAAATTCTTCTAAAGTATCGGAGGAATTTTTAGTAAAACTTTTTTGCAAGATTATCTCACCGCCGTCGAGTTCATCGGTAACCCAATGAACACTCACTCCGCATATTTTCTCGTCACTTTCAAAACTCCGTTCAATGGCGCGTGAGCCTTTAAAGGCGGGCAGGAGTGAGGGGTGGAGATTGATAGAGCGAATATTGGAGGTAAATACGCTAGTGAGAATACGCATAAAGCCGCAAAGTACTACAAGATCAGGATCGTAATCACGGATCATCTCAACCAGTGCGGCATCGTAGGCTTCGCGGTTTTCATATTCCCGATGATCGCATACTTCGACGGGTATGCCGGCTGTACGTGCTTTGGCGATACCTCCGGCCTCTGAATTGTTCGTAATGGCACAGGTGATGATGGCATGCTTGTGGTGGATTTTTTCAATCAAGTTGGCGAGGTTGGTCCCCTCGCCGCTAAATAAGGCAACGATTTTTTTCATAAAACGGTAACTCTTTCTATAAGGTCAAATGGGGTGAGGGCATAGTTGTTTTTGTCAAAGCCGCGTGCAGCTAGAGTGTGAGCTAAAGAGCCTTGAAGGGCGGCATCTAACGGAGTATATTTTTGGGCCAACAAGGCTCCGATAAGACCGCTGAGGACATCACCGCTGCCCCCTTTGGCAAGTGCCACCGTTCCGAGGGGATTGATAAAAAATCGATCATTTTTTCCTATGATAACGTTGGCGCCTTTAAGCACCAATACGGTGTTCGGATAAGCGGCACAGAATTGTTCCACATAGGTAAATCGGTTGTTTTGCAATGTGGTGACATCGATATCGGCTATCCCGCAGAGGCGTAAAATTTGAGTGAACTCTTTGGGATGTGGGGTGAGGACGATACACTCACGCTTGAGTAGTTGAGGAAACATCGGATGGTAAAAAATATCGGCATCTAAAACGAGCGGGAGATTATTGTCGAGCAAACATGTCAGTTCATCATCGCAAAACTCTACCCCCAACCCCATCCCCAGAGCAATAGCTGTTGTCGAGGAAGGGAGCGAATGGCTTTGCATCAGTTCATACGGGATAGTGACGTTTTCGTTACTGATAAGGCTCACTAATCCGCTTCCGAAACGGATCGCAGCAGAACCGGCGATAACCGATGCTCCGATTTTCTCACCGCACACAACCGCTAAATGACCATAGCATCCTTTATTGGCGGAAGTGGACGTACGATGCGGTAGAGATAGATCGGATGGATCGAGTAAGTGCCATGTTGTGGGTATCTCATACCGTGAACGTGAAATTCCCAGATTGGCGACACGGATTTCACCGACGTATTCTTTAGCCGCATCACTGAATAGGCTTCGTTTAAGGGCTCCCATAGTGATGGTAATATCGGCTCTGAATGTATGAGGATCGAGCGTACCGTCTGCATACAAACCGCTGGGGACATCACAGGCTATTTTAAATGCGGTGGAGTCATTGAGCATCGCTAGTATTTCTGCGGTTTCAGCGTTGATCGCTCTATTGAGGCCACTACCGAATAGGGCATCGACAATCACATCATAGTGGGTCTCGCTTTGATAATGGAGTGAAACACGATAGTCACCTTCGAGTTGTCGTGCGAGAATCCGTCCATCCGCTCCGTTATTTCCACTGCCGCACACAATCAAAATGGAAGAATTTGGCAAGAAATATTCACCAATGTAATTGGCTATAGATAAAGCGGCGTGCTCCATCATAACGGGTTCACTGAGGGCGAATTGTTCTACGGCTCGATGATCCAGAGTATTTACTTCTCGGTAAAGGTTTTGCATGGATAAAGTCCATTTCAGCTATAATTATATTTATGAACAACGATTATATCGCAATAGCCAAAAACACACTTGAAATTGAAGCACAGGCTCTTCGAGAGGGCTCAGAACGTCTGGGAGCGGAGATGATCCGTGCCGTAGAGATTATCCTCGCGTGCAAGGGTAAATTGGTCATTACGGGTGTAGGCAAATCAGGTTTAATCGGGGCTAAAATCGCCGCGACGTTTGCATCGACGGGAACGCCGAGTTTTTTCCTCCATCCGACCGAAGCGTTGCATGGCGATTTGGGGATGATCGGCAAAGAGGATGCGGTTCTCGCCATCAGTTACAGCGGTGAGAGCCCGGAACTCAGCTCCATTCTCCCTCATATCAAACGTTTTGATATCCCCCTCATCGGGATGACTCGCAATGCAGAGTCAACTCTTGGGCGTTACAGTGATGAGGTGATTAACATCAACGTCTCAGCCGAAGCGTGTCCGCTCGATATCGCTCCGACCAGTTCAACCACGTTGACGTTGGCGATGGGGGATGCATTGGCGGTATGCCTGATGAAGGCGCGCAATTTTCAAAAAGAGGATTTTGCTTCGTTTCACCCCGGCGGGGCATTGGGCAAACGGCTATTTGTTAAAGTAGCCGATTTGATGCGCACAGCCGATCTTCCGATCGTGGATGAAAATACACCGCTTAAAGAGGCGATTTTAAAACTCAGCGAAGGGCGTTTGGGGACAGTAATGTTGATTAATGCAGAGGGGAAACTCTCCGGTTTACTCAGTGACGGTGATATTCGTCGTGCCCTTCTGAAGGAGTCGTTTTCGCTCGATGCTATCGCAAAAGAGTATGCAACACTCAACCCACTTGTTATTAATGATGCAACGATGCTGGCCAGTGATGCTCTCGTATTGATCGAAGAGAAAAAAATTCAATTGTTAGTCGTCACGAACCGTGATGGCATAATCCAAGGTGCGTTGCACCTTCATACTCTCGTAGAAGCAGGTATCTCATGATGCGTTTAAACAAATATATTGCCCACTACTCAACCTATTCGCGTCGCGAAGCCGATCAGGCGATTCTTGATGGGTACGTTCGAATCGATGGTGAGGTTGAGATTAACCCCGCGACTCAGGTCGATGAGCGTAATGCCAATGTTATGATCAGCGGGAACAAGATCACCCCAAGTGATCAATTTACCGTTATCGTCTATAACAAACCGCGCGGTGAATTGGTAACCAAAAAAGATCCGCAAGGGCGTAAAACGATTTATGACTCATTAGCAAAACAATACCGCCACTATATCCCTGTCGGACGGCTCGACTTTGCCTCTGAGGGATTATTGCTTCTTACCGATGCGTCTCGTGTTGCAACGGCACTTATGACCTCCAAAATGGAGCGGGTTTATAAGATCAAGATCAAAGGGGCTGTGTCTGAAGGGATGAAAATCGCGATGGGCGAAGGGCTGGAGCTTGAAGATGCAAGTGCCGGAGCCCATGAGCATGCGGAGGCGGGGCCGATGAGTTTTGCCCCTTTTTATGCCTATCAAGTCCAAAAAGACCAAGGAGACTATTCGATTTTAAAAGTAGCCATTGGCGAGGGACAAAACCGGGAGCTTCGTCGTTTTTTCGCCCATTTCGGGGCTGAAATCGTCGATCTCAAACGGCTTAGTTTCGGCGGGATTGAACTTAATAATCTCCCAACGGGAAAAGTACGCTTTTTGGAGCGAAATGAGTATTCCAATTTACGTGAGTTTTTGGATGCTGTGGAAAAAGCGGAGAAACAAAAACAAAAGAGCGAGAAAAAAGCTCCAAGAGCTGAGGGAAAACCACAGTTCAAGCCGAAAAGTGCTTCAAAAGATAAACCTAAATCGAAATCAAAACCTTCCAATGAGCCATTCGGCACCAATAAATACAAACCTGATTCTAAATTCTCAAAAGGTGGTAAAAAATGAAAACACTCAAATTCCCAACCAGTCATAAAACACAGTTGATGGATATCAGCGCTGAAGTGAAAGAAGCTGTCATTAAATCAGGGATCAAATCAGGGATTTGTATTGTTTTTACTCCGCATACGACAGGGAGTGTCTTTTTGTTTGAAAATGCAGACCAAAATCTTCGCCGGGATTTATTGGCGGCTCTCTCCAAAGTTATTCCCAGTGATGTTCAATACGCCCATGTCGGTAGCAATGCGGCTGCTCATCTCAAATCATCCCGTATGGGTGCATCGGTAAGTATTCCGGTTCATGAGGGTCGTCCGATGTTCGGAAAATGGCAAGGAGTTTTCTTCGGTGAATTTGACGGTCCTCGTCAAGAGCGTGAAGTCATTATCAAAGTCATCGCAGGTTAATCGTGGCGGACTTTACCTATCTGCTTCGTCCGAAAAAATTTGACGATGTGGTAGGTCAAAATCATCTGTGCTCTCCCGATTCTCCTCTGCGTTCACTCTGTGAGGGGGGTAATCTCACCCACTCTTTTTTTTACGGTCCC
Encoded proteins:
- a CDS encoding thiazole synthase, with the protein product MHTLQIGKYTLGSRLIVGSGKYDSFETTKAATLASGSELITVAVRRLNITNPNEPNLRDTFAGTNVKFLPNSAGCTTAEEAITLFRLTREATGIDLIKLEVIGDTQKTLYPDVLETIKACEVLAKDGFTIMAYTSDDPIMARRLEDAGAHAIMPLAAPIGSGLGVQNRYNIVFVREAVKVPIIVDAGIGCASDAALAMELGADGVLTNTAIAQAQNPMLMAEAMKNAVIAGRLSYLAGRIPKRPYATASSPVDGMIQF
- a CDS encoding NAD(P)H-hydrate dehydratase, coding for MQNLYREVNTLDHRAVEQFALSEPVMMEHAALSIANYIGEYFLPNSSILIVCGSGNNGADGRILARQLEGDYRVSLHYQSETHYDVIVDALFGSGLNRAINAETAEILAMLNDSTAFKIACDVPSGLYADGTLDPHTFRADITITMGALKRSLFSDAAKEYVGEIRVANLGISRSRYEIPTTWHLLDPSDLSLPHRTSTSANKGCYGHLAVVCGEKIGASVIAGSAAIRFGSGLVSLISNENVTIPYELMQSHSLPSSTTAIALGMGLGVEFCDDELTCLLDNNLPLVLDADIFYHPMFPQLLKRECIVLTPHPKEFTQILRLCGIADIDVTTLQNNRFTYVEQFCAAYPNTVLVLKGANVIIGKNDRFFINPLGTVALAKGGSGDVLSGLIGALLAQKYTPLDAALQGSLAHTLAARGFDKNNYALTPFDLIERVTVL
- a CDS encoding secondary thiamine-phosphate synthase enzyme YjbQ, with the translated sequence MKTLKFPTSHKTQLMDISAEVKEAVIKSGIKSGICIVFTPHTTGSVFLFENADQNLRRDLLAALSKVIPSDVQYAHVGSNAAAHLKSSRMGASVSIPVHEGRPMFGKWQGVFFGEFDGPRQEREVIIKVIAG
- a CDS encoding pseudouridine synthase → MMRLNKYIAHYSTYSRREADQAILDGYVRIDGEVEINPATQVDERNANVMISGNKITPSDQFTVIVYNKPRGELVTKKDPQGRKTIYDSLAKQYRHYIPVGRLDFASEGLLLLTDASRVATALMTSKMERVYKIKIKGAVSEGMKIAMGEGLELEDASAGAHEHAEAGPMSFAPFYAYQVQKDQGDYSILKVAIGEGQNRELRRFFAHFGAEIVDLKRLSFGGIELNNLPTGKVRFLERNEYSNLREFLDAVEKAEKQKQKSEKKAPRAEGKPQFKPKSASKDKPKSKSKPSNEPFGTNKYKPDSKFSKGGKK
- the purN gene encoding phosphoribosylglycinamide formyltransferase, whose amino-acid sequence is MKKIVALFSGEGTNLANLIEKIHHKHAIITCAITNNSEAGGIAKARTAGIPVEVCDHREYENREAYDAALVEMIRDYDPDLVVLCGFMRILTSVFTSNIRSINLHPSLLPAFKGSRAIERSFESDEKICGVSVHWVTDELDGGEIILQKSFTKNSSDTLEEFSAKIRQIEHEILPLSVLKILHD
- a CDS encoding KpsF/GutQ family sugar-phosphate isomerase, with amino-acid sequence MNNDYIAIAKNTLEIEAQALREGSERLGAEMIRAVEIILACKGKLVITGVGKSGLIGAKIAATFASTGTPSFFLHPTEALHGDLGMIGKEDAVLAISYSGESPELSSILPHIKRFDIPLIGMTRNAESTLGRYSDEVININVSAEACPLDIAPTSSTTLTLAMGDALAVCLMKARNFQKEDFASFHPGGALGKRLFVKVADLMRTADLPIVDENTPLKEAILKLSEGRLGTVMLINAEGKLSGLLSDGDIRRALLKESFSLDAIAKEYATLNPLVINDATMLASDALVLIEEKKIQLLVVTNRDGIIQGALHLHTLVEAGIS